Proteins from a single region of Antechinus flavipes isolate AdamAnt ecotype Samford, QLD, Australia chromosome 2, AdamAnt_v2, whole genome shotgun sequence:
- the NFS1 gene encoding cysteine desulfurase, whose translation MLWRAVWRAATRVPSPSPPRRGLRLRGLDQSPSPSGFSDVVPPLEETVLRPLYMDVQATTPLDPRVLDAMLPYLVNYYGNPHSRTHSYGWESEAAMEHARQQVASLIGADPREIIFTSGATESNNLAIKGVARFYKLRKKHVITTQTEHKCVLDSCRSLEAEGFRVTYLPVQKNGIIDLKELEAAIQPDTSLVSIMTVNNEIGVKQPIEDIGRICSSRKVYFHTDAAQAVGKIPLNVNDMKIDLMSISGHKLYGPKGVGAIYIRRRPRVRVEALQSGGGQERGMRSGTVPTPLVVGLGAACEVAQEEMENDHKRISLLAERLIEKIMNNLPDVVMNGDPQQHYPGCINLSFAYVEGESLLMALKDVALSSGSACTSASLEPSYVLRAIGTDEDLAHSSIRFGIGRFTTEEEVDYTAEKCIFHVKRLREMSPLWEMVQDGIDLKTIKWTQH comes from the exons ATGCTGTGGCGGGCTGTGTGGAGAGCTGCGACCAGGGTCCCGAGCCCCTCCCCTCCGCGTCGGGGACTGCGCTTGCGCG gTCTAGACCAGTCACCTTCCCCATCTGGCTTCTCTGATGTAGTCCCTCCTCTGGAGGAAACAGTGCTTCGGCCTCTCTACATGGATGTGCAAGCCACTACTCCCCTG GATCCTCGAGTGTTGGATGCCATGCTCCCCTATCTGGTCAACTACTATGGGAACCCGCACTCAAGGACTCATTCATATGGCTGGGAGAGTGAGGCTGCCATGGAACATGCACGCCAG CAAGTAGCATCACTGATTGGGGCTGACCCCCGTGAGATTATCTTCACCAGTGGAGCCACTGAATCCAACAATTTAGCAATTAAG GGTGTAGCCAGGTTCTACAAGTTACGGAAAAAGCATGTGATCACCACACAAACAGAGCACAAATGTGTGCTGGACTCATGCCGTTCTCTGGAAGCTGAAGGCTTTCGGGTCACTTATCTCCCAGTGCAGAAGAATGGAATCATTGATTTAAAG GAACTAGAGGCAGCAATCCAGCCAGACACAAGCCTTGTCTCTATCATGACTGTAAACAATGAAATTGGAGTGAAACAACCTATTGAAGACATTG GACGGATTTGCAGTTCTCGAAAAGTGTATTTCCATACAGATGCAGCCCAAGCAGTTGGAAAAATCCCACTAAATGTGAATGATATGAAAATTGATCTCATGAGTATCAGTGGCCATAAGCTTTATGGCCCAAAAG GAGTTGGTGCGATCTACATCCGCCGTCGACCCCGAGTGCGTGTGGAGGCCTTGCAGAGTGGTGGAGGCCAGGAACGGGGCATGCGCTCTGGAACAGTACCCACTCCCTTAGTGGTTGGGTTGGGGGCTGCCTGCGAAGTGGCACAAGAAGAGATGGAG AATGACCATAAGAGGATCTCCCTACTAGCAGAAAGGTtgatagaaaagataatgaacaaTCTTCCTGATGTGGTGATGAATGGGGACCCTCAGCAACACTATCCAG GTTGCATCAACTTGTCCTTTGCCTATGTAGAAGGGGAGAGTCTGCTGATGGCACTCAAAGATGTGGCTTTGTCTTCAGGCAG TGCCTGTACCTCTGCATCCCTGGAACCCTCCTATGTGCTTAGAGCCATTGGTACAGATGAAGACCTGGCCCACTCCTCTATCAG GTTTGGCATTGGTCGTTTCACCACAGAGGAAGAAGTAGACTACACAGCTGAAAAATGCATCTTTCATGTTAAAAGGCTACGGGAAATGAG
- the ROMO1 gene encoding reactive oxygen species modulator 1 yields MPVAVGPYGQSQPTCFDRVKMGFVMGCAVGMAAGALFGTFSCLRIGMRGRELMGGIGKTMMQSGGTFGTFMAIGMGIRC; encoded by the exons ATGCCAGTAGCCGTGGGTCCCTACGGACAGTCCCAGCCCACCTGCTTCGACCGAGTGAAGATGGGCTTCGTGATGGGCTGCGCTGTGGGCATGGCGGCCGGGGCGCTGTTCGGCACCTTCTCGTGCCTCAG GATCGGGATGCGGGGCCGGGAGCTGATGGGCGGAATTGGCAAAACCATGATGCAGAGTGGGGGTACCTTCGGAACGTTTATGGCCATCGGAATGGGCATTCGCTGCTGA